From the Chitinolyticbacter meiyuanensis genome, one window contains:
- a CDS encoding tetratricopeptide repeat protein has translation MAFTERACRPALLSLLLALGLSACATPQPAQQAASEVAEADTPEAPEVEPSYPSQSLSEDMLLRFLVGDIALQRGNTQLASQAWAELAQKSSDARVAKRATEVAIAAGQLNQALDACARWIDAAPQSPEARQIMVSLLIRANRLDDARPHLQALLSMQPKEVAPFLLQLHRLWDKQTDRKAALKLTQELAAGYDGLPEAHFALAVAYANADLKASSLTELDRVDVLRPAWEPSLLYRAQLLEDQPDAQRAFLEKAVRAAPKSAELQNALARSYAEAKRYPEAAAAYDKAQELAPGDLESLVGAGLIAIEQRQFDKANALLSAAVAKAPRQTRNLHYYLGVVAEEQQRWPDAVRWYEGAEGELKSMADRHLVRVYAKLGRVADAQALIAKMPVDSADARAEKAQTEAQLWREAKDYARAYSVLTDALKASPDTPELLYDRSLIADLMNDLGRAEADLRRYIELKPGNAMGLNALGYTLANRSTRLDEAQGYLEQAITLEPENPVIIDSLGWLRYRQGRLAEARELLQKAHAKLPDPEIAAHLAEVLWQLGRKDEARKVSTAAQQLDPRNDVLRETVQRLGMQP, from the coding sequence ATGGCCTTCACTGAACGCGCGTGCCGACCAGCCCTGTTGTCCCTGCTGCTTGCCTTGGGCCTGAGCGCGTGCGCCACGCCGCAGCCGGCGCAGCAGGCAGCCAGCGAGGTCGCCGAGGCGGATACGCCCGAAGCACCCGAAGTCGAGCCGAGCTATCCATCGCAATCGCTGTCCGAGGATATGCTGCTGCGTTTCCTGGTCGGCGATATCGCGCTGCAGCGTGGCAATACCCAGCTCGCGTCGCAGGCCTGGGCGGAGCTCGCGCAAAAGAGCAGCGATGCGCGTGTGGCCAAGCGTGCCACCGAGGTGGCGATCGCCGCCGGCCAGTTGAACCAGGCGCTGGATGCCTGCGCACGCTGGATCGATGCCGCGCCGCAATCGCCCGAAGCCCGGCAGATCATGGTCAGCCTGCTGATCCGCGCCAATCGCCTGGACGACGCTCGCCCGCACCTTCAGGCCTTGCTGTCGATGCAGCCCAAGGAGGTGGCGCCGTTCCTGCTGCAATTGCATCGGTTGTGGGACAAGCAGACCGATCGCAAGGCGGCACTGAAGTTGACCCAGGAGCTGGCCGCCGGCTATGACGGCCTGCCCGAAGCGCATTTCGCGCTGGCAGTCGCCTATGCCAATGCCGATCTCAAAGCGTCGTCGTTGACCGAACTTGACCGGGTGGATGTGCTGCGTCCGGCATGGGAGCCGTCGCTGCTCTATCGCGCACAGTTGCTGGAAGACCAGCCTGACGCGCAACGTGCATTCCTGGAAAAAGCCGTGCGTGCCGCGCCCAAGTCGGCCGAACTGCAGAATGCATTGGCGCGCAGCTATGCCGAGGCCAAGCGTTACCCGGAAGCAGCTGCGGCCTACGACAAAGCACAGGAGCTGGCACCGGGTGATCTCGAATCGCTGGTCGGCGCTGGCCTTATCGCCATCGAACAGCGGCAGTTTGACAAGGCCAATGCGCTGTTGTCGGCTGCCGTCGCCAAGGCGCCACGCCAGACGCGCAATCTGCATTACTACCTGGGCGTGGTTGCCGAGGAACAACAGCGCTGGCCGGATGCCGTGCGCTGGTACGAAGGAGCGGAAGGCGAGCTCAAGTCCATGGCTGATCGCCATCTGGTGCGCGTCTACGCCAAGCTCGGCCGCGTGGCGGATGCCCAGGCGCTGATTGCCAAGATGCCGGTCGACAGCGCGGACGCCCGTGCCGAGAAGGCGCAGACCGAGGCCCAGCTATGGCGCGAGGCCAAGGATTATGCACGCGCCTATTCGGTGCTCACCGATGCGCTCAAGGCAAGCCCTGATACGCCGGAGCTGTTGTATGACCGCTCACTGATCGCCGATCTGATGAATGATCTTGGCCGTGCCGAGGCCGATCTGCGTCGCTATATCGAGCTCAAGCCCGGCAATGCGATGGGCCTGAATGCACTCGGCTATACGCTGGCCAACCGTTCGACCCGGCTCGACGAAGCCCAAGGCTATCTGGAGCAGGCGATTACGCTGGAGCCGGAGAACCCGGTGATCATCGATAGCCTGGGCTGGTTGCGCTATCGGCAGGGCCGTCTTGCCGAGGCGCGCGAGTTGCTGCAGAAGGCACACGCCAAGCTACCCGATCCGGAAATCGCTGCCCATCTGGCCGAGGTGCTGTGGCAACTTGGCCGCAAGGATGAAGCGCGCAAGGTCTCCACTGCGGCGCAACAGCTCGATCCGCGCAACGACGTGCTGCGCGAGACGGTGCAACGGCTGGGCATGCAGCCTTGA
- a CDS encoding dynamin family protein translates to MDYLHMNDLAVNDPSDRLVGDFQAYSAWRGQLSQSVSQLARWLTEQDLDDAQTQLRVQTLLDKLKDDKLNIAFVAEFSRGKSELINAIFFAHYGQRVLPSSAGRTTMCPTELLYDEKRPPAIQLLPIETRAQNVTTSEYRRYPEEWQTILLDLDNAEAMLAAFRQVGQTKRVPIEEAQSYGLYNEEDPDQKMTVGADGMIEIPAWRHAVINFPHPLLEQGLVILDTPGLNAIGTEPELTLNLLPNAHAILFILAADTGVTKSDIDVWRNHIGKVQGGTSGRLVVLNKIDGLWDDLKTQGEIDAEITKQVTTTAQLLGVPERQVYPVSAQKALIAKVQNNDELLERAQLMKLETALSSELLPAKQDIVRDSTVTEVEDIVGSTRSILGTRRSGLTEQLDELTKLRGKNQDVVAQMMGKVQTDKKHFEQGLVRFQALRSVFSQQTNQLLTLLGMDALKAEIARIRADMERSLFSFGEGGLRAIMDRFFKDVNGNISKSAEQVAEIQAMMAAMYKKFSEEHGLGQVTPPPFSTLKYHKELARLEKSFREHFNTISNLLTTSQGRLTAKFFETVASRVVYVFEVANRDVDNWLKAVMAPMETQVREHQLQLRRRLESIKRIHKATDTLEDRIEELEDMDRQLGQQLEELESRLRQVYASLNAQIGQRAAA, encoded by the coding sequence ATGGACTACCTGCACATGAACGATCTGGCGGTGAACGACCCCAGTGATCGCCTCGTTGGCGACTTCCAGGCCTACAGCGCCTGGCGCGGCCAGCTGTCACAGTCGGTGTCGCAACTGGCGCGCTGGCTGACCGAGCAGGACCTGGACGACGCCCAGACCCAGTTACGCGTGCAGACGCTGCTCGACAAGCTGAAGGACGACAAGCTCAACATCGCCTTCGTCGCCGAGTTCTCGCGCGGCAAGTCCGAGCTCATCAACGCCATCTTCTTCGCGCACTACGGGCAGCGCGTGCTGCCCTCGTCGGCCGGCCGCACCACCATGTGCCCGACCGAGCTGCTGTACGACGAGAAGCGCCCGCCGGCGATCCAGCTGCTGCCGATCGAGACGCGTGCACAGAACGTCACCACCAGCGAATACCGCCGCTACCCCGAGGAATGGCAGACCATCCTCCTCGACCTCGACAACGCCGAAGCGATGCTTGCCGCGTTCCGCCAGGTGGGCCAGACCAAGCGCGTGCCGATCGAGGAGGCGCAGAGCTACGGCCTCTACAATGAGGAAGATCCGGATCAGAAGATGACCGTCGGTGCCGACGGCATGATCGAGATCCCGGCCTGGCGCCATGCGGTGATCAACTTCCCGCACCCGCTCCTGGAGCAGGGCCTCGTCATTCTCGACACCCCTGGGCTCAACGCCATCGGTACCGAGCCGGAACTGACACTCAACCTGCTGCCCAACGCCCACGCCATCCTGTTCATTCTGGCCGCCGACACCGGCGTGACCAAGAGCGATATCGACGTGTGGCGCAACCACATTGGCAAGGTGCAGGGTGGCACCAGCGGCCGCCTCGTCGTGCTCAACAAGATCGACGGGCTGTGGGATGACCTCAAGACCCAGGGCGAAATCGATGCCGAGATCACCAAGCAGGTGACCACCACGGCCCAGTTGCTGGGCGTGCCCGAACGCCAGGTCTACCCGGTGTCGGCGCAGAAGGCGCTGATCGCCAAGGTACAGAACAACGACGAGCTACTCGAACGCGCGCAGCTGATGAAGCTGGAGACCGCGCTCTCCAGCGAGCTGCTGCCCGCCAAGCAGGATATCGTGCGCGACAGCACGGTGACCGAGGTCGAGGACATCGTCGGTTCCACCCGCAGCATCCTCGGCACCCGCCGCTCCGGCCTGACCGAGCAGCTCGATGAACTGACCAAGCTGCGCGGCAAGAACCAGGACGTGGTCGCGCAGATGATGGGCAAGGTGCAGACCGACAAGAAGCATTTCGAACAAGGCTTGGTGCGCTTCCAGGCGCTGCGCAGCGTGTTCAGCCAGCAGACCAACCAGCTGCTGACCCTGCTCGGCATGGATGCGCTCAAGGCCGAAATCGCCCGCATTCGCGCCGACATGGAACGCAGTCTGTTCTCGTTCGGCGAGGGGGGCCTGCGCGCCATCATGGATCGCTTCTTCAAGGACGTGAACGGCAACATCAGCAAATCCGCCGAACAGGTCGCCGAAATCCAGGCGATGATGGCCGCGATGTACAAGAAGTTCAGCGAGGAACACGGCCTGGGCCAGGTCACGCCGCCGCCGTTCTCCACGCTGAAGTACCACAAGGAACTGGCGCGGCTGGAAAAATCGTTCCGCGAGCACTTCAACACCATCAGCAACCTGTTGACCACCAGCCAGGGCCGGTTGACCGCCAAGTTCTTCGAAACGGTGGCAAGCCGCGTGGTCTACGTGTTCGAAGTGGCCAACCGCGACGTCGACAACTGGCTGAAAGCGGTGATGGCGCCGATGGAAACGCAGGTGCGCGAGCACCAGCTGCAGCTGCGCCGCCGCCTGGAAAGCATCAAGCGCATCCACAAGGCGACCGACACGCTGGAAGACCGCATCGAGGAGCTGGAAGACATGGACCGCCAGCTCGGCCAGCAGCTGGAAGAGCTGGAATCGCGACTGCGCCAGGTGTATGCCTCGCTCAACGCCCAGATCGGTCAGCGCGCCGCCGCCTGA
- the mutM gene encoding bifunctional DNA-formamidopyrimidine glycosylase/DNA-(apurinic or apyrimidinic site) lyase: MPELPEVETTRRGIAPHVDAARVTELIVREHRLRWPIPPELAEHVTDQPLLALERRAKYLLFRFPAGTLIVHLGMSGTLRALTEAFPPEKHDHVDIVFDNGRRLRFRDPRRFGAVLWQNGNPLTHPLLAALGPEPLSDDFSADHLAAQLARRQSAVKQVIMDNHIVVGVGNIYASESLFRARVDPRRAAASLSRIEIENLTKSVKETLADAIAQGGSTLRDFVDSDGREGYFLLQCYAYGREGEPCRVCGTTIQQIRQGQRATYFCPSCQH; this comes from the coding sequence ATGCCCGAACTGCCTGAAGTGGAAACCACCCGACGCGGCATCGCCCCGCATGTCGATGCCGCCCGAGTCACCGAGCTCATCGTGCGCGAGCACAGACTGCGCTGGCCGATCCCGCCCGAGCTCGCCGAGCACGTCACCGACCAGCCGCTGCTGGCGCTCGAACGGCGCGCCAAATACCTGCTGTTCCGCTTTCCTGCTGGCACGCTGATCGTGCATCTGGGCATGAGCGGCACGCTGCGCGCGCTCACCGAGGCCTTTCCACCGGAAAAGCACGACCATGTCGACATCGTGTTCGACAACGGTCGCCGGCTACGCTTTCGCGATCCGCGACGCTTCGGCGCGGTGCTCTGGCAGAACGGCAATCCGCTTACACACCCACTGCTCGCGGCGCTCGGGCCGGAGCCACTGTCAGACGACTTTAGCGCCGACCATCTCGCGGCGCAGCTCGCCCGTCGGCAATCGGCCGTGAAACAGGTCATCATGGATAACCATATCGTCGTGGGAGTGGGTAATATCTACGCGTCGGAATCGTTGTTTCGCGCGCGCGTGGATCCAAGGCGCGCCGCCGCCAGCCTTAGTCGCATCGAGATCGAAAACCTGACGAAATCCGTCAAGGAAACGCTCGCAGATGCGATCGCCCAGGGTGGCAGCACGTTGCGCGATTTCGTCGACAGCGATGGTCGCGAAGGCTACTTTCTGCTGCAGTGCTATGCCTACGGTCGGGAAGGGGAGCCCTGCCGCGTGTGTGGCACTACGATCCAGCAGATCCGGCAAGGCCAGCGCGCCACCTATTTCTGCCCGTCCTGCCAGCATTGA